The DNA region ATTTATTATTTTTAAAATCTAAATTTACTTCTATATAATTATACTTTATATTATGTTCAACTACTTTTAGAAGTTCAACAATTGCAGAATTTATTTCAAATTTACTTTTTTTCAAGGAAGGTTTTACAAAATCCCTAAAATTATCAATAGTATCTGTCATATAACTAACTTGAGTCATTATTTCATCAACTATTTCTTTACTATCTTCTTGTGTAAAAGATTTTCTACTTCTTTTATACAATAACTCTTGCGCAATTGTTGATATTTCTATTAATGGTGTTTTCCATTGATGAGCGATTGAAGTAATCATTTCACCTAGTTCTGAAAGTTTTGATCTATGAATTAAAAACTGTTCATTTTTCTTTCTTTGATTTTCCAATATTTTTATTTGTGTTACATCACTTATGATTGTTACAATTCCAGCTTCTTCATTATCTTTATTTAAATATTTTTTCCTTCTAATTAAAGCTTCGAACTCTTTAGTACCAAGTGTTATATTTGTTTCTATTTGCTCAATAAAAGTATCATTTCCTGAAAAAAGTTCATTTATTTCAGGCATAATTTCTCTTATTTCTTTTTTTATTATTTCTTTTTTTGATATATTCAAGAATGTACATAAAGCTTCATTACAACCCAAAAGCTTATTATCTTTACTCTCCCAATAAACTATACTTTGAATATTATTTAATAAAACTTTATCTAATTTACTTTGTTCTAATAATCTATTTTCTAATCTTATTTTTTTTATTATATTTACTATTAAGCCTAATATCAAAAGAATAAATATTGGCATAAGTAAAAAAGTATTATCAATAACTTTTCTATACTCTTCAAAAAAAGTTTTTGGTTTATTTATAATTATTGCATCTTCTGGTATATTTTTAAAATCTATATGATATTTTTTTAAGATATGATAATCAAAATAATATTTTGAATCAGGTGTTTCTATTGGAATATCTTTTATATTTTTACCATTAATTAATTCAAAAGCTTTAGCTGCTGCTAATCTTCCTTGTTCTTCTGGATCTACAACAACTCCTCCTATTATGCCTTCACCTAAATGAATTTTATTGATTGCAAAAACAGGATATTTTGAATTATTAAATAGTTGTCTTAGTTCATTATATATTACAAATCTTCCCTTTATATCTCTATATAAACTTGTAAATAAAACTGCGCTATTTTCAGGTAATTTATTTACCTTATCAGTTATTGTATTTATATCTATTTTATTATCATAAATAATATTTATTTTATTTGTGAATTGTTTTGATTCTTTAATAATCTGATTTTTTATAGCAAGAGAAGATAAAGTATCATCACTAATTATATAAAGTGTATTTAATTTAGGTATTACTCTTGAAATAACTTCAATATTTTTTGTTATTTGTTTATATTCTATTACTCCTGTCATTTTCTTTTTTACATCTTCTGGAATATTCATTTCTTCATAATTTTCTATTCCACAAAATACAATAGGAGAATTATTAAATATCTTTTTATGATTTTTTACAACAAAATTTAAAGCATAATTATCAGCTACAAGAATCACTTTATAATGTCTAGAGGAAAACTTTTGTTCATATAACTTTTTTAATGTATTAAAATATACTTTACTATTTATTTTTTTACTGTCCATACATTCTGTAGTTAATTCATAATCAGGATATTTATCAAAGACTTCTTTCACTCCTTTTGTTATATTATCAGTCCATTTTAGACCGATATTATATGAATGTAAAAGTAAAATATCTTTTTGTGAATTAGCAAATATTAAGATAGGTAAAAATAATATGATAAACTTAAATTGCATATATTTCCCAATTTTTAGGTGTTTTCTTTATTTTATCCTATTTTAGATTTAAAAGCATATAAACTTAAAAAATGAAGGCTTATTAAAAGAAAAAGCCTTCATTAAGAGTATATTATAATCTATTCCATTGACTAGGCCCAGTAGTATGAATAGACGTACCTTCAGTATCAACAGCAACAGTAACAGGCATATCTTTTACTTCAAACTCATAAATAGCTTCCATACCCATCTCTTCAAATGCTAATACTTTAGCATCTTTGATTGATTGTGATATTAAATATGCTGCGCCTCCTGTTGCTATTAAATACATTGATTTATACTCTTTTATTAAATCAATTGTTGGTTGTTTTCTCTCTGCTTTTCCAATCATCCCCATGATTCCTATTTCCATCATGTCTTTCGTGAATTTATCCATTCTTGTTGATGTTGTTGGTCCTGCTGGTCCTACTTTCTCATCTCTTACTGGATCTACTGGTCCTACATAGTAAATAAATCTATCTTTTAATTCTACTCCATTTGGTAGTGGTTTCCCTGCTTCTTTATATTCTACTATCTTTTTATGTGCTGCATCTCTTGCTGTTAAGATTTTCCCTGACAATAGTAATGTATCCCCTGATTTAAATTGTGACAAGTTCTCTTTTGTTAAATCTTTTATATTTACTCTTTTTACACTATCCATTGGTATCTCTAAATCTGGCCATATATTCAAATCTGGTTTCTCAAATTTTGCTGCTCCATTCCCATCTAATTCAAACTCTATATGTCTTGTTGCTGCACAGTTTGGTATCATTGCTACTGGTTTTGATGCTGCATGACATGGGTAATCTAAGATTTTTACATCTAATACTGTTGTTACTCCTCCTAGTCCTTGTGCTCCTAATCCTAGTTTATTGATATCTTCATATAGTTTTAATCTTAATTCTTCTACTGCGTTTTTTGCACCTCTTGCTTTTAATTCATGTATATCTACATGATCCATCAAAGACTCTTTTGCTAGAAGCATCGCTTTCTCTGGATTTCCACCAATTCCTATTCCTAGAATCCCTGGAGGACACCATCCTGCTCCCATATGTTTTACATTCTCCATCACCCAATCATAGATACTATCACTTGGATTTAGAACTGTGAATTTTGATTTATTCTCAC from Malaciobacter molluscorum LMG 25693 includes:
- a CDS encoding sensor histidine kinase; translation: MQFKFIILFLPILIFANSQKDILLLHSYNIGLKWTDNITKGVKEVFDKYPDYELTTECMDSKKINSKVYFNTLKKLYEQKFSSRHYKVILVADNYALNFVVKNHKKIFNNSPIVFCGIENYEEMNIPEDVKKKMTGVIEYKQITKNIEVISRVIPKLNTLYIISDDTLSSLAIKNQIIKESKQFTNKINIIYDNKIDINTITDKVNKLPENSAVLFTSLYRDIKGRFVIYNELRQLFNNSKYPVFAINKIHLGEGIIGGVVVDPEEQGRLAAAKAFELINGKNIKDIPIETPDSKYYFDYHILKKYHIDFKNIPEDAIIINKPKTFFEEYRKVIDNTFLLMPIFILLILGLIVNIIKKIRLENRLLEQSKLDKVLLNNIQSIVYWESKDNKLLGCNEALCTFLNISKKEIIKKEIREIMPEINELFSGNDTFIEQIETNITLGTKEFEALIRRKKYLNKDNEEAGIVTIISDVTQIKILENQRKKNEQFLIHRSKLSELGEMITSIAHQWKTPLIEISTIAQELLYKRSRKSFTQEDSKEIVDEIMTQVSYMTDTIDNFRDFVKPSLKKSKFEINSAIVELLKVVEHNIKYNYIEVNLDFKNNKLFKIYGYPNEFKQCILSIINNSKDSILKRKQTNPALDGKIDIKVEDEDDCTCIYIKDNGIGIEDSHLDRIFEPFFTSKKDGDGFGLYMVKLIIEEKMDGSIAALRCNQGAIIKICIKK
- a CDS encoding fumarate hydratase, with the protein product MKVIKEQDIIDSIAGACQYISYYHPEDFVKAMVEAYEKEESQSAKNAIAQILINSKMCAMGHRPLCQDTGSVNIFIKVGLNAKLELSKELEEVLNEGVAKGYTDPDNTLRYSVVSDPAGERKNTKNNTPAVIHYSVDNSDKINITVAAKGGGSENKSKFTVLNPSDSIYDWVMENVKHMGAGWCPPGILGIGIGGNPEKAMLLAKESLMDHVDIHELKARGAKNAVEELRLKLYEDINKLGLGAQGLGGVTTVLDVKILDYPCHAASKPVAMIPNCAATRHIEFELDGNGAAKFEKPDLNIWPDLEIPMDSVKRVNIKDLTKENLSQFKSGDTLLLSGKILTARDAAHKKIVEYKEAGKPLPNGVELKDRFIYYVGPVDPVRDEKVGPAGPTTSTRMDKFTKDMMEIGIMGMIGKAERKQPTIDLIKEYKSMYLIATGGAAYLISQSIKDAKVLAFEEMGMEAIYEFEVKDMPVTVAVDTEGTSIHTTGPSQWNRL